In Candidatus Spechtbacterales bacterium, a single genomic region encodes these proteins:
- a CDS encoding O-antigen ligase family protein, producing MLLRLEKSLFLILLFSIPFQTRVFLWSAGAIEGFNEWQSAFLYGTDILVLILFSLLIMRVGVISLFHAAARSFREIYPRSLTKNDSGYSLRSETVPSGKTFFYSLRGFLSSVAPSRLRRNKLIIPTLILGLLMFFAFLSIFSAPYAGVGVYRVLKLAEFIGLFFYTIYILKKIKFEHAAFAFVLGGIFQAIIGVTQFFTQRSLGLKLLGESPLAAGRSEVAEFVAFGSRFMRAYGTFPSPNVLAAYLALAILFLILWHVDRKSITQKEKIFSWQAIILISFTLLLTFSRAPIAVFSWVFVFLLVNFARRPMRRYIKKLFAVLTPLFAGVLTMTVMFWPEIYSRIFTTFAEGDFALKERVFFNNLSFQIISDNLRGIGIGNYTLFLREQFWGLRDSLYQPVHNIFLLNFAELGILGGGMFLLFCLYTMFLGFKMVKNIPSSENIIIFTAFLFVIVSGFFDHFYMTLQQGMLMFWVITAMLYNKIGLTKT from the coding sequence ATGTTGTTACGTTTGGAAAAATCACTTTTTTTGATATTGCTTTTTTCTATCCCTTTTCAGACAAGGGTTTTTTTGTGGAGTGCGGGGGCGATAGAGGGGTTTAACGAATGGCAGAGCGCGTTTTTGTATGGAACAGATATTTTGGTTTTGATACTTTTTAGTTTGCTGATAATGAGAGTTGGGGTTATAAGTTTATTCCACGCTGCCGCTCGCTCCTTCAGAGAAATCTACCCTCGCTCGCTTACGAAAAATGACAGCGGCTATTCGCTTCGCTCAGAGACCGTCCCTTCGGGAAAGACATTTTTCTACTCGCTTCGGGGATTTCTTTCTTCAGTCGCTCCCTCCCGCTTACGACGGAATAAACTTATAATCCCAACTCTCATTCTGGGTTTACTGATGTTTTTCGCATTTCTTTCAATTTTCTCTGCTCCATACGCGGGAGTAGGGGTTTATAGGGTGTTGAAACTGGCGGAATTTATTGGGCTCTTTTTTTATACTATTTATATATTAAAAAAGATAAAATTTGAGCACGCAGCTTTTGCCTTTGTTTTGGGGGGTATATTTCAGGCCATAATAGGTGTTACTCAGTTTTTTACTCAACGCTCTTTAGGGCTGAAGCTCCTTGGAGAAAGTCCGCTTGCAGCGGGAAGAAGTGAGGTCGCGGAGTTTGTAGCTTTTGGCTCACGTTTTATGCGCGCTTACGGCACATTCCCCAGCCCCAATGTACTGGCCGCTTATCTGGCGCTTGCTATTTTATTTTTAATTTTATGGCACGTAGACAGAAAATCTATAACTCAAAAGGAAAAGATATTCAGCTGGCAGGCAATAATTTTAATCTCTTTCACACTGCTTCTTACATTTTCACGCGCTCCCATTGCTGTATTTTCTTGGGTATTTGTTTTTTTGCTTGTAAACTTTGCAAGGCGCCCCATGCGTCGGTACATAAAAAAACTTTTTGCTGTTTTGACCCCTCTTTTTGCGGGGGTTTTAACAATGACGGTTATGTTTTGGCCCGAAATTTACTCAAGAATATTTACAACATTTGCCGAGGGCGACTTTGCCTTAAAAGAAAGAGTCTTTTTTAATAATTTAAGTTTTCAGATAATTTCAGATAATCTGAGAGGCATCGGCATCGGAAACTACACCCTGTTTTTACGTGAACAATTCTGGGGGCTTAGAGATTCGCTTTATCAGCCTGTGCACAACATATTCTTGCTTAACTTCGCGGAGCTCGGTATTTTAGGTGGGGGAATGTTTCTTTTGTTTTGTTTGTATACGATGTTTTTGGGATTTAAAATGGTAAAAAACATTCCAAGCTCCGAAAACATAATAATATTTACGGCATTCCTCTTTGTTATTGTTTCCGGATTTTTTGACCATTTTTATATGACGCTCCAACAGGGTATGCTTATGTTTTGGGTAATAACCGCGATGTTGTACAATAAAATAGGTCTTACAAAAACATGA